A region of the Candidatus Nanosynbacter lyticus genome:
TATAAAAAGCATCTTTTTTATCTTTAATGTGATCAATAAAAACCAGGCCATTGCAGTGATCAATTTCATGTTGTAAGACTCGCGCCAAGAAGCCTTCTGCCTTAATGCGAATTTCCTCACCCTCCAGGGTCATTGCTTTTACGCGAACCTTACTGTAGCGGGGAACTCTGCCATAAATACTTTTAACACTAAGACAACCCTCAAAATCTTCAACAATCTCGCCCTCATACTTTACAATTTCTGGGTTAATAAGCGTTATAAACTCCCGAGTTGATTTTTTTTCAAAATCCGCACGGACAATTACCACTCTTTCTAGTTTATCCACCTGTACGGCTGCCAGGGCTGCACTGATTTCGTGTGGTCGTGAATCTTCCCAGTCAAGTGCTGCTGCAGTCATGTCGTCTGCTAATTTTATGACATCGTCTGTGACAACGTGAATTTTTGATGATTTTTGGCGAAGATGTGGATTTGGTAGTGTAATAATATCGTCTCTAGTCATTATTGTAATTATAACAGAAATTACAACAGACTGACAGGGTCCAGTTCGTATTGCCAATGAGTTGAGGGTAGAAATTCTAGAAGATCAAGTAACTCTTGTCGGCGAGGGCTTTTAATGACGATTTGCCAGCGATATGTATCACGAAGTCGTTCGTAAAAAGCGGGTGTTGGCCCTAGTATCTCAATATTGTTAGATTTGGCCTTTAATAGGTCTGCTAGTTTCTTGCTATTTTTAATAGCGGCGGCTTCGGTTTTATAAATACAGGTTAATTTTAGTAAGTAGGCAAAGGGTGGAAAATTAGTTTTTTGCCGTTGGCCGATAGTCCTATCGTAAAACTCTGAGTAATCTTGAGATAGGCCATTTGTGATAGATGGATGATTTGGCTGGTATGACTGAACAACAACTTCCGTAGAAACGCTCGATCTGCCTACACGACCAATCACCTGAGCTAGCAGCTGGAAAGTTCGCTCAGCTGATGAATAGTCGGGCAGGGCTAGTCCGGCGTCTGCTTGGACGACTCCAACCATCCTAAGATGCGGTAAATCAAGTCCTTTGGCGATAACTTGCGTGCCAATAATGATATCTATCTCACCATTTTTTAGCTCATCATAGCGCTCGTCGACCGTAGATTTTGCGTCGGTGTCTCTATCAAATCGAGCAATTTTTTTGTTCGGAAATAGCCTCTGTAATTCGTTCTCAATACGTTTGGTGCCGATACCTTTGTGGATAATGTTTGCGTTTTTACACTCCGGGCAGCTGGTGGGGACTTTCGTTGAAAAATTACAAATATGACAAGATAATTTATGATGGTCGGCGTGAAGAGTTAATGGCACAAAGCACCGTGGACAGCCGGCTTGCCAGCCACAATTTTCACAGAGAGTAGTGGCTGCGGTACCTCGTCTATTGTGAAAAATCAGAGCCTGTTTATTCTTGGATAAGGTTTTAGACAATGATTCTATCAGGGTATCTGATAAGAAATGGTGTTGAGT
Encoded here:
- the def gene encoding peptide deformylase — its product is MTRDDIITLPNPHLRQKSSKIHVVTDDVIKLADDMTAAALDWEDSRPHEISAALAAVQVDKLERVVIVRADFEKKSTREFITLINPEIVKYEGEIVEDFEGCLSVKSIYGRVPRYSKVRVKAMTLEGEEIRIKAEGFLARVLQHEIDHCNGLVFIDHIKDKKDAFYTLDKKGELQPLDYDKDIAENSILWD
- the priA gene encoding replication restart helicase PriA; the protein is MHYYLVSPTRIVRSDADSFTYSSEDRLPTGTIVAIEIGKINAVGIVLQEVRKPDFEVKPISKIIEDYPLPIELVQTASWMSKYYATHQATVWQTILPSGLSKKRRPINPTASVNSTENRIKNVFTDEQKVALKTIDGLNYGTILLHGVTGSGKTLVYIEAVKRALEEERSSIILVPEIALTSQLVAEFSAHLPNVIVTHSKQTEAQRHAVWKRIIGSNDPVVIIGPRSALFAPVQQLGLVVIDECHEPSFKQEQSPRYSALRVASILTNQHRGKLILGSATPAVADYYIAKKSNTPIATMKKPARPNTIRPHITLIDMTKRNNFTQHHFLSDTLIESLSKTLSKNKQALIFHNRRGTAATTLCENCGWQAGCPRCFVPLTLHADHHKLSCHICNFSTKVPTSCPECKNANIIHKGIGTKRIENELQRLFPNKKIARFDRDTDAKSTVDERYDELKNGEIDIIIGTQVIAKGLDLPHLRMVGVVQADAGLALPDYSSAERTFQLLAQVIGRVGRSSVSTEVVVQSYQPNHPSITNGLSQDYSEFYDRTIGQRQKTNFPPFAYLLKLTCIYKTEAAAIKNSKKLADLLKAKSNNIEILGPTPAFYERLRDTYRWQIVIKSPRRQELLDLLEFLPSTHWQYELDPVSLL